The Thermovibrio guaymasensis genomic interval AGGCTGTTAGTGACTCTTTAGGTTACTTTAACCTCCTAAGGGGAATTGCATCTGTAACGGGAGTTCTTAAAACAGATTCCCTATCTTCAATCTATGACTCAGACGTAATCTTCCTAGTTGGAGATTTTGTGGAGGAAATAACCCCTGTTGTCTCAACCCTTTTAAGGCTTGCCGTTATTCAGAAGGGGAAAAGGTTAATCCGCCTTGGTTCTTTCCCTTCAAAGCTTGATTCGGTCTCTTTCTCCACCCTATCTGTTCCTCAAACGGAGATAGTGGATACTTTGAAACACTTAATATTGGGAACTTTTGATACTTCCTACACGAGCGGTAGTAAGGATATAGACTCCGTTGCCAAAGTTTTAAGGGGTAAAAGGGTAGCTTTCATCCTTGCCGGTTTAACACCTTACTCTGTTGAAGCTGAAGAGATAGGTAAAACTGTTGCTTACCTTGCAGATAGGGCCGGTAACTGTAGTTTAGTTGCCGTTCCGCCAAAAGCCAACTCCTTAGGAGTTATTAATAGCTTTAACCTAAAAAGGCCTAAAGAGCTTGAAGGTGAGGTGAACGTTATAGTTAATGCTGAGTTTGATAGGGACTTCTTCGGCCTTGAACTTCCGGAGGCTGGGTTTACAGTTCTCTTTACTCCTTTCTATACCCACGAAGTTCCTCTTGCAGACCTCGTTATTCCTATTGAACTGGGACTTGAGAAGGGGGGAACTTTTACAGGAATTGAAGGAGAACTTTCCCTTAACACCGACTTGGAAGTTGAAAGTTCCCTAATAGACTTCCTCTCTCAACTTCCCGTTTGTGAGATTGAGAGTGAAGAGAAGGTTGAGATTAAAGTCACTAAAGAGCCGGGAGTAAGGAAGTTGGACAGGAAAGAAGGAGATTTCCTCCTCACAGTCCTACCAAACAGAACCGGTTGGAATTCTGTAAGCTATTACTCTAAAAACGTTGCAAAGGTAGCCGGTGAGAGGACTTTATACCTTAACCCGGATGACTTTAAGGGAGAGTTGGTAGTTTTAAAAACAGAAGGCGGTGAAATTACCGTTAAGTCGGTTAAGGATGAGAGAGTTCCTAAAGGTCATGCTCTCCTTAGGGTAGAGAGGTTTACTAGGGACGTTTCAAACCTCTTAGGGGGGGCTTTCCCATTCTTAACGGGAGTTAAATGTGAAATTTCGGAGGAATAGATGGTTAAAGTAGAGCTTGCGAAGGAGTTCCCACTTTTTGAGAATTTTACGGAGAAGGAACTTCAGGAGATAGCCAACTACCTTGATTATAAGGTCTACCCAAAGGATGAGGTTCTATTTGAGGAAGGAGACCCTGGGGATAAGATATTCTTCATAGTTAAAGGAAGGGTGGGCCTTTACAGGCCTGATCCCTTTGGAAATATGGTGAGGGTTGCCGTTAGTGAGGAGGGGACTCCTCTTGGGGAGCTCTCATTTTTCAGCAACAAACTCCACTCTTCAAAGGGAGTTGCCCTTAAAGAGACTCATGCCCTCATTCTAACTAGAGAAGGGTATGAAAAGTTGAAGGAGGAGGATCCCCAACTTGCCATTAAACTCCTTGAGGAGATAGCAAGGATAATTGCCGAAAGGCTTAAAGAGATGAATAAGAAGTTCGTTGATACTACCTGTTTTATCTGGGGAGGTCCCAAGAAGTGATTGATAACTTCTTAAGCCTTCTTTTCATCGTTCTCTTAATGTTGGTTGCCGTTCCTCCTATAACTTACCTTGAGAGGAAAGTATTAGGTCATATGCAGCAAAGACCCGGCCCTATGGTTGTAGGCCCCCACGGAATACTTCAGCCGATTGCCGATGCAATAAAGCTGATTTTCAAGGAGGACGTTATCCCGAAGGGCTCTGATAAGTTCCTCTTTATAGTTGCTCCCTCCTTTAGCGTTTTTTCAGCTCTCCTTGCTGCAAGCGTTGTTCCTATAGGGTTTATAAATGCCGTTCCGATGAAGTCAGGTTTGCTCTTTGTTATGGCGATGAGTGCGATATCAATCTACGCCCTTTTCCTTGCAGGTTACTCCTCAAACGACAAGTACTCCTTTTTAGCTGGGATGAGAGCTGCTGCTCAGGTTCTAGGGTATGAACTTCCTATGGGATTTGCCCTTATGGCAGCTGTAATCCTATTTGGCTCTTTTGACTTTAACGAGATCGTAAAGTGGCAGCAGTCCCACGGTTGGGGAATTCTCTATCAGCCTATAGCCTTTTTAATCTTTTTAGTTATGATGATTGCCGAGATAGGTAGACCTCC includes:
- a CDS encoding 2Fe-2S iron-sulfur cluster-binding protein; this encodes MESFKIVIDGKECEAFPGETVLEVAQRNGIIIPVFCHHKELRPEGACRVCLVEVEGAPRLVTACTLKAMPNMVVRTNTERVRLARARVIEMILNNHPLECPICDKSGECELQMTGFRNGPKKSRYREPRREKDIVIQGPLIEIDNDRCILCRRCIRMCGENMGNRVLGILNRGYRAYISPFNGDFLESGCEHCGSCVDVCPVGSLLDRAFKYKDRPWRMTKTWTTCSLCGSGCRVEIDTYHKKVKRAVGRIGINEGHNKGYLCVRGKWGWDIIYSDKRLKEPLLKEGGELKKISFDQALEVLKERVIGKRVNLFLESSLTNEELDRLKAVFGNQAVSDSLGYFNLLRGIASVTGVLKTDSLSSIYDSDVIFLVGDFVEEITPVVSTLLRLAVIQKGKRLIRLGSFPSKLDSVSFSTLSVPQTEIVDTLKHLILGTFDTSYTSGSKDIDSVAKVLRGKRVAFILAGLTPYSVEAEEIGKTVAYLADRAGNCSLVAVPPKANSLGVINSFNLKRPKELEGEVNVIVNAEFDRDFFGLELPEAGFTVLFTPFYTHEVPLADLVIPIELGLEKGGTFTGIEGELSLNTDLEVESSLIDFLSQLPVCEIESEEKVEIKVTKEPGVRKLDRKEGDFLLTVLPNRTGWNSVSYYSKNVAKVAGERTLYLNPDDFKGELVVLKTEGGEITVKSVKDERVPKGHALLRVERFTRDVSNLLGGAFPFLTGVKCEISEE
- a CDS encoding Crp/Fnr family transcriptional regulator, with the translated sequence MVKVELAKEFPLFENFTEKELQEIANYLDYKVYPKDEVLFEEGDPGDKIFFIVKGRVGLYRPDPFGNMVRVAVSEEGTPLGELSFFSNKLHSSKGVALKETHALILTREGYEKLKEEDPQLAIKLLEEIARIIAERLKEMNKKFVDTTCFIWGGPKK
- the nuoH gene encoding NADH-quinone oxidoreductase subunit NuoH, with the protein product MIDNFLSLLFIVLLMLVAVPPITYLERKVLGHMQQRPGPMVVGPHGILQPIADAIKLIFKEDVIPKGSDKFLFIVAPSFSVFSALLAASVVPIGFINAVPMKSGLLFVMAMSAISIYALFLAGYSSNDKYSFLAGMRAAAQVLGYELPMGFALMAAVILFGSFDFNEIVKWQQSHGWGILYQPIAFLIFLVMMIAEIGRPPFDLPEGESELVGGFHTEYSGMRFAAFFFGEYINIIVLSLVVSLLFFGGWSGPFAKEYPILGVLYHLLKASFFVFLSFWLRATFPRYRFDQMLGIMWKVFLPLSILNIFIAAAEALLVG